The genomic region CGGCAGGACTTCCCGCCCGTTTATCAAAACCAATTACGGATATTATCCTTTTACCGCTCCGGCGGTCATTCCTTGAATAATATACTTCTGCAATATCAACGTAATAATAATCGCAGGAAGAATGACAACTATAGTTGCAGATAGCATCCTGCCCCATCTGATATCCGCGCCTGAAACAAAATATTGCAATGTTACCGGCAGCGTTCGAGTTCTAGTACCGCTCAGCACAAGAGCAAACTGAAAATTATTCCACGATCCTAAGAATGACAAAATCGTACACGTCGCTATTCCCGATTTACTGATAGGCACGATAATAGACCAACAACATTTAGCCCTTGAACATCCGTCGATTATAGCGGCTTCGTCAAGATCAACAGGAATGCCGGCAATAAATTCTTCCATAAGCCAAACGACCAGCGGCAGCGACAATACCATATGGCTTAAAATCAGCGGGCAGAACGTATCTATCAACTTCAGTTTTGAAAAAACAAAATAGTAGGGAAGCAAAAAGGACATTGCCGGAAGCAAGCGCGCTATAAGAATAAACAATGCCGCGCCCTTCATTTTTTCCCGTGCTATCGCATAAGCGGCGGGGATTCCTAAAAGCAGAGAAAACAGTGTCGACAATATTCCGATAAAGCCGCTGTTAAAGATATATGTGCCGTAATGCTGCGACTTGAAAATGTATTTATAATGATCGAATATCGGTTTAAAACCGAGCAGTTTAGGCGGCATCATGTATACGTCCGCCATATTTTTAAATGAAGAAATAAGAACAAAATACAATGGAAAGATCACAACCGTACATATAAGCAACATTAAAAGATAAAATAAAAATATTTTCATCCTCTTTTCAACACGATAATTGTTCATCTTTATTGAATACTCCATCTATTTTTTGCTTTTAAAGTAAAACAGCTGATAACTATCACAAGTACGAAAACCAGAGTAAGAATAGCGGAAGACAATCCGAATTTATAATACGAAAAAGCATTTTCATACGCCAGAAGATTCATAGTCCGCGAAGAATTGGCGGGACCTCCCCCTGTCATAGCAAAA from Treponema parvum harbors:
- a CDS encoding carbohydrate ABC transporter permease; this encodes MEYSIKMNNYRVEKRMKIFLFYLLMLLICTVVIFPLYFVLISSFKNMADVYMMPPKLLGFKPIFDHYKYIFKSQHYGTYIFNSGFIGILSTLFSLLLGIPAAYAIAREKMKGAALFILIARLLPAMSFLLPYYFVFSKLKLIDTFCPLILSHMVLSLPLVVWLMEEFIAGIPVDLDEAAIIDGCSRAKCCWSIIVPISKSGIATCTILSFLGSWNNFQFALVLSGTRTRTLPVTLQYFVSGADIRWGRMLSATIVVILPAIIITLILQKYIIQGMTAGAVKG